One window of Hydractinia symbiolongicarpus strain clone_291-10 chromosome 3, HSymV2.1, whole genome shotgun sequence genomic DNA carries:
- the LOC130636609 gene encoding uncharacterized protein LOC130636609 → MTNNELTGNKKAEKPSFLSKRVLRTQKRNAWESLILSNQQEQLDKQKWNRYATHFTNMSKMTKVITGIRSVKERAPVSPERRRFLAGSGFTVKEKCYDMNDFLSLMDDVIYPVKKNKEKKGFDEKERALLRLNSFTKKKDSLEDLIELEEEVRSEDKFVHLDKKPSSTRARPLFIRHITPPLRGREVWKVHQEREEEQRYMTAMQCFHGTDAKSGHKQTGSNRSSGKRDNKPGKQRTSKQKDRDVKLEDYNEDSTNNKQTRKFSVVPDFNSLPKTIIDAPNHAQAIIDAPNHAQAIVEAPISQHISFKSLLKSSAAMKDNQTLNTADSIPIQKTALSKETNFTVNKNYNKNVRIHSARKQPARTYSQMQLNVSGRCFSVFVPKFSKNHLKT, encoded by the coding sequence ATGACTAATAACGAACTTACAGGCAATAAAAAGGCAGAAAAACCTTCCTTTTTATCGAAACGGGTTTTAAGAACACAAAAGAGGAATGCTTGGGAGAGTCTTATTTTGTCAAATCAACAAGAACAACTGGATAAACAAAAATGGAATCGCTATGCAACACATTTTACGAATATGTCCAAAATGACAAAGGTAATCACAGGTATTAGAAGTGTAAAAGAACGTGCACCTGTTAGTCCAGAAAGGAGACGATTTTTAGCTGGTAGTGGTTTTACTgtgaaagaaaaatgttatgatATGAATGATTTTCTGTCATTGATGGATGATGTTATATATCCAGTGAAGAAAAATAAGGAAAAGAAAGGTTTTGACGAGAAAGAAAGAGCTTTATTGCGTTTAAATAGTTTCACGAAGAAAAAAGATTCTCTAGAGGACTTGATAGAATTGGAAGAAGAAGTAAGATCAGAGGATAAATTTGTTCATCTCGATAAAAAACCCAGTTCAACAAGAGCTCGCCCATTATTTATACGTCATATTACTCCTCCGCTAAGGGGACGTGAAGTTTGGAAGGTACACCAAGAAAGAGAGGAAGAGCAACGGTATATGACTGCTATGCAGTGCTTCCATGGAACGGATGCAAAAAGTGGTCATAAACAGACAGGTTCAAACAGATCGAGTGGTAAACGAGACAATAAACCTGGGAAACAGAGAACAAGTAAACAGAAAGATAGAGATGTGAAATTAGAGGATTATAATGAAGACTCaacaaataacaaacaaacacgAAAATTCAGTGTAGTTCCAGATTTTAACAGTTTACCAAAAACTATAATTGACGCGCCAAACCATGCACAAGCTATAATTGACGCGCCAAACCATGCACAAGCTATTGTCGAGGCACCGATTTCGCAGCATATCTCCTTTAAAAGTCTTTTGAAATCCAGTGCAGCAATGAAAGATAATCAAACGTTGAACACAGCCGACTCTATACCAATTCAAAAAACAGCTTTGagcaaagaaacaaattttactGTGAATAAAAACTACAATAAAAATGTACGCATTCATTCCGCACGAAAACAACCGGCTAGAACATACTCTCAAATGCAGCTAAACGTTAGTGGACGTTGTTTCTCTGTGTTTGTTCCAAAATTTTCTAAGAACCATTTAAAGACGTAG
- the LOC130636604 gene encoding angiotensin-converting enzyme 2-like, whose translation MFGNHINLFSLVLLHVCLITAEFPSKLALTEDYYESRGSAYSDDLDEAGKFLKKFDSKADDLVYKNGLVNWAYETDLTDKHLEETVNEGLEVSEFFLQSSENASQIKTLDLPEKIHRQISLIRRSAEPTSYPMRREIRETIGKLTSIFGKGKVRKKSKNYTLSDLTEIMKKSKSRKELNWAWKSWRDKVGPPMKVLYSNLVDLLNVGSREHGWIDYGDFLRSDYEMGDDFELSLDRVWKEVEPLYKELHAYVRYHLSKQYKTGKNGCIPANLLGDMFAQNWENIFNTVKPSKSSKAFDVSNELKKQNYTVNGIFRLAEQFFVSLGLEKMPASFWKKSVLEKPKSKDMVCHPSAWDVSNTDVRIKMCTKINQEDLTTVHHEMGHIEYFLAYKNQPNMFRAGANPGFHEAIGDTISLSVETTNYLHQVKLTDSPTLGKDDTISFLLNQALRRLAPIPYNLLVDKWRWRVYEGNITENSYNKEWWKMRVKYQGVEPPVTRPANAFDPASKYHIGANVPYIAYFVSYILQFQLHKAFCKEAGFNGPLHACSIYKSKEAGKKLKTMLEAGRSKPWPKILKEAIGENELKATAILEYFSPLRDWLNQQRENKKYPIGWKEQMSTQVLQKKTKKYEAGQERSGILKTNSGDVSLSINIPSVTLNELLKKTTNSDQTQEAIDIKNNTNLSPQTKKKNVTENPTIDLGKLLNSAKSLSIKSSETTASQSEEGKAKITNKEIDINSDAAKQKSKGGSTQSKADPAMGAASIGATLQKAIDGIANKSTGITSHEESSLAPSNEDPKTLPVLSLPLAVKDQPKADFPSTVVTEKEPKENPSVAGVAKNPVNPVTAAVQEEPKPNPVPSNQIALVPVSLPANLISALKSALNGTSDVDLSKIQSAATNTSKVENEASQPSELKGSDKTGNGKQFANLLLNIENNSALMPPQETAQALTNKSTTEEEMTPALSNATITKNGKQSIYPIIITPQEDSQLVDSKNTTEPKVTSMDNSSAVPNHEVDSFRTTQDVTPCKREDGSPCMQSKIVTEGNSFPVQKTGVDKSKQTVSVSPSLLIEKLLEHHVAENSAPEPVINAVPTDLKKNTSSARSEPFKAGDEKTSNELDFNKLIKALTASSVAGNTTSLQNQTNQTTMTRNADEKNSLEFLSSLSQQNNNANFDNSTKTERNIATPSCSELKRRHISLSFNCEEKPSNRNHKGGSLSISPSELIQRLLDSKSKNEVSRKTIPSARVVKTPNGFQLNFDLNTKDKIPSESGDTKSAPIGRQQHVNVFNTPKGMVVKPKSSLQLLTPLFVPIQNKDNIELGNKEG comes from the exons ATGTTTGGAAATCATATTAACCTATTCTCTTTGGTATTGTTACATGTTTGCTTGATAACAGCCGAGTTTCCCAGCAAATTGGCGTTGACGGAAGATTACTATGAAAGTCGTGGCAGTGCGTACTCCGATGACTTGGACGAAGCAggcaagtttttaaaaaagtttgattCAAAGGCAGATGATCTGGTGTATAAAAATGGTCTGGTTAATTGGGCGTATGAGACAGACTTAACTGACAAACATTTGGAAGAAACAGTCAACGAAGGACTAGAAGTTAGCGAATTTTTCCTGCAAAGCAGTGAAAATGCATCACagattaaaactttagatttgCCTGAAAAAATTCATCGACAAATTAGCTTGATACGTCGCAGTGCAGAACCAACGTCGTATCCAATGCGCCGTGAAATCAGAGAGACGATTGGTAAATTAACGAGCATTTTTGGTAAAGGAAAAGTACGAAAAAAGTCGAAGAATTATACACTTAGTGATTTAACTGAAATAATGAAAAAGTCAAAGAGTCGCAAGGAATTGAATTGGGCTTGGAAAAGTTGGAGAGATAAAGTTGGACCCCCTATGAAGGTCTTGTATAGCAATCTAGTCGACTTGTTAAATGTTGGATCCAGAGAGCACGGTTGGATCGACTATGGTGACTTTTTACGCTCTGATTACGAAATGGGCGATGACTTTGAACTAAGTTTGGATCGCGTTTGGAAAGAAGTTGAGCCTCTATACAAGGAATTGCATGCCTACGTTAGATATCATTTATCAAAACAATACAAAACCGGTAAAAACGGATGTATTCCGGCTAATTTACTAGGCGATATGTTTGCACAAAACTGGGAGAATATATTCAACACAGTAAAGCCATCAAAGTCATCTAAAGCTTTTGACGTTTCTAACGAactcaaaaaacaaaattatacagTAAACGGTATTTTTCGATTAGCCGAACAGTTCTTTGTCTCTTTGGGTTTGGAAAAAATGCCAGCTAGTTTTTGGAAAAAGTCTGTTCTGGAGAAACCAAAGTCTAAAGATATGGTGTGTCACCCTTCAGCGTGGGATGTTAGCAACACAGACGTAAG GATAAAAATGTGTACAAAAATCAACCAAGAGGACTTGACCACAGTTCATCATGAAATGGGACACATTGAATACTTTTTAGCGTATAAAAACCAACCTAATATGTTTCGTGCTGGAGCTAACCCTGGTTTTCACGAAGCCATAGGTGACACAATATCGCTGTCTGTTGAAACAACCAACTATCTACATCAAGTGAAATTAACAGATTCGCCAACTTTAGGAAAAg ATGACACGATTAGCTTTTTGCTCAATCAAGCTCTCCGTCGTCTCGCGCCTATACCTTACAATCTACTAGTCGATAAATGGAGATGGAGAGTGTACGAAGGAAATATCACAGAAAATAGCTATAACAAAGAATGGTGGAAAATGCGGGTTAAATATCAAGGCGTTGAACCGCCTGTAACTAGACCAGCAAATGCTTTTGATCCCGCATCTAAATACCACATCGGTGCAAACGTCCCTTACATTGC ATATTTCGTCAGCTATATTTTGCAATTTCAACTTCATAAAGCATTCTGCAAAGAAGCTGGTTTTAATGGTCCTCTTCACGCTTGTTCTATTTATAAATCCAAAGAAGCCGGGAAAAAGTTAAA AACAATGCTTGAAGCTGGAAGAAGCAAACCATGGCCGAAAATATTAAAAGAGGCGATTGGTGAAAACGAACTAAAAGCGACGGCCATCTTAGAATATTTTTCACCTTTACGTGATTGGTTGAACCAacaaagagaaaataaaaagtatCCAATAGGATGGAAGGAGCAGATGTCAACTCAG GTTCTGCAGAAGAAGACGAAAAAATACGAAGCTGGCCAAGAACGATCAGGCATTCTAAAAACCAACAGCGGCGATGTCTCGTTATCCATTAATATCCCATCTGTTACTTTAAATGAATTACTGAAAAAGACAACAAATTCAGATCAAACGCAAGAAGCaattgatataaaaaataacacaaatctGTCTCctcaaacaaaaaagaaaaatgttacagaGAACCCAACAATTGATTTAGGGAAATTACTTAACTCAGCCAAATCATTATCTATTAAATCATCAGAAACAACAGCTTCACAAAGTGAAGAGGGAAAAGCTAAGATAACCAACAAAGAAATCGATATCAATTCAGATGCAGCTAAACAGAAATCAAAGGGTGGTAGTACTCAAAGTAAGGCCGACCCTGCAATGGGTGCAGCCTCAATTGGTGCCACATTGCAAAAAGCCATTGATGGTATTGCAAATAAATCTACTGGTATTACATCACATGAAGAATCGTCGTTAGCTCCTTCTAACGAGGACCCAAAAACACTTCCTGTCTTGTCTTTACCCCTTGCTGTGAAAGATCAACCAAAAGCAGATTTTCCTTCTACGGTGGTGACTGAAAAGGAACCAAAGGAAAACCCATCAGTAGCTGGAGTTGCCAAAAATCCAGTAAACCCTGTAACCGCTGCTGTTCAGGAAGAACCAAAACCAAACCCTGTGCCAAGTAATCAAATTGCTTTAGTGCCTGTCTCTCTACCAGCTAATCTAATATCTGCACTAAAATCTGCATTAAATGGCACTTCGGATGTAGATCTCAGCAAAATACAGAGTGCTGCGACGAATACTAGTAAAGTAGAAAATGAAGCATCGCAGCCTTCAGAACTAAAAGGTAGTGATAAGACAGGAAATGGTAAACAATTTGCAAACCTATTATTAAACATTGAAAACAACTCCGCCTTGATGCCACCTCAGGAAACAGCTCAAGCGCTAACAAACAAAAGTACAACAGAGGAGGAAATGACACCTGCACTGAGTAATGCAACGATAACAAAGAATGGAAAACAATCTATTTATCCTATTATAATAACACCGCAAGAAGATTCTCAACTAGTTGATTCGAAAAATACGACTGAACCAAAGGTAACATCAATGGATAATTCATCTGCAGTACCTAATCATGAAGTTGATAGCTTCAGAACCACGCAGGATGTGACTCCATGTAAACGGGAAGATGGATCACCATGCATGCAAAGTAAGATAGTAACTGAAGGGAATTCATTTCCTGTTCAAAAGACTGGTGTAGATAAATCAAAGCAAACGGTATCTGTGTCTCCATCATTGCTTATTGAAAAATTGTTGGAACACCATGTAGCAGAAAATAGCGCACCAGAGCCAGTTATAAATGCTGTACCAACTGATCTTAAGAAAAATACTTCTTCAGCACGTAGTGAGCCGTTTAAAGCAGGTGATGAGAAAACTTCCAATGAGCTTGATTTTAATAAACTGATAAAAGCATTAACAGCGTCTTCTGTAGCAGGGAATACTACTTCCTTACAGAACCAAACAAACCAGACAACCATGACAAGAAATGCAGATGAAAAGAACTCGTTGGAATTTCTTTCATCTTTATCACAGCAAAACAATAATGCAAATTTCGACAACAGTACTAAAACTGAACGGAATATCGCCACTCCAAGTTGCAGCGAATTAAAAAGGCGACATATAAGTTTATCCTTTAATTGCGAAGAAAAACCAAGCAATAGGAATCACAAAGGAGGTTCATTATCAATCTCTCCATCGGAGTTGATACAAAGACTGTTAGATAGTAAATCAAAGAATGAAGTAAGTCGAAAAACAATACCTTCAGCACGTGTTGTGAAAACACCAAATGGTTTTCAATTAAACTTTGATTTAAATACCAAGGATAAAATTCCTTCAGAAAGTGGTGACACCAAATCTGCACCAATAGGAAGACAACAGCACGTAAATGTGTTCAACACGCCTAAAGGAATGGTTGTCAAACCGAAATCTTCATTGCAGCTGTTAACACCTTTGTTTGTCCCAATACAAAATAAGGACAACATCGAGCTGGGAAATAAAGAAGGATGA